The Candidatus Omnitrophota bacterium region ACGGTCGCTCGCAATGACGGCGGGCAACGGTCGTTCGCAATGACGGCGGGCAACGGTCGCTCGCAATGACATTTCTGTGTAATCATTTCTATTTCTTTTCTTTTAACGCGGTTAAGATCGCGTGCTGTTTGAAATGGTACTCTGCTTTTTGGGAATCCTTGATGTAATCATGGTAAATATTGGCCAGGCGCAGATGGGTAACCGCGCTTACAGGGTTAATCTTCAGCACTTCTTCATATTCCTCTATTGCCGGAAGATAATCCTTGTTCTGTTCATAGGAAAGGCCGAGCCTGAAATGGTGAAAGTCGTCTTTGGAAGAAAGGAGTTTTTTTGCCGGGAGTTTTTTCTCATGATGAATAATATGGGGCGTCAGAAAAATGACCAATTCCCTCGTCCTGCTTCCTTTGGATTTTGATTTGAATAGATTTCCCAGCACAGGTATATCGCCCAGAACCGGAAACTTGTCTTCGTTTTCATAGTCCCTCTCGCTGATCAGGCCGGCAATAATTATTGTCTTTCCGTCCTCAACCAAAACATCTGTCTCGGCATTGGACGTATCGACCTCGGGCAGGCGGATCTGGGCAGTGCCGGCTTCATCGGTTATCTCAAACCAGTCCCTGAGCGTGCTTACTTCAGGCTTGATATGCATCCTGACAAACCCGTCTTTATTGATCGTGGGGGTAACGGTAAGGGTTATTCCGACATCAACGAACTCCGCGCTCCAGGAAGTGGTAGCCGAGGTCTCTGACTGGGAAATGGTGCTGGTGGCATAGGGCTGGCGGGTGCCGACCATAATCTGGGCCTCTTCATTATTACAGACAGCGATATGCGGAGAAGAGACAATTTTTACCTCACCTAAGGTTCTCAGGAATGTCAGGGCGGCATTGGCCTTCCGGGGGTCCAGGCGGCCGGAATGCCATTCTTCACTTGCCGCGCCCTCATCGGTAAAGAACCCTTCTTTCCATTTTCCGATAGAAACCCTGCCGAGGCTGCCGACCGCGCCGGCAGGAAAGGCGATCGGAAAACTACCCACTATTCCGATATCCGTTATCGTGCTAAACAGGCTGTCCCAATTTACGCCCATCGCAAAGTCATCGTTTAAGGTTATTTCCACAATCCTTGCTTCGATAAACACTTCTTTGGTCCGGGTGTCGAATGCCGCGATTATTTGTTCAATCTCTTTTAGCTTATAGGGCAGGTCCTGGACGATTATTTTATTGGTCCGTTCATCGGTCCTGATCGAGCCAACATCCGGGGTCAGGGCTTCGGAAATCCCGGTGGAGAGGTCTTCAACAGTGGCATACTGAAGTTCAAATACCCTGGTATCGGTAGGGGATTGTTTTTCAATAATGCCTTTATCAAGATCAAAGGCGATTTCCTCCATTTCTTTTATTTTCTCCGGGGTGTCTACCAAGATGACGGTGCCGGTTGCATCATCCATAATAATCCTGCCGATACTGCTTTTGATATTAGCCAGGGTCTCGCCCATTTTTGTGGCGGTAGAGTATTTAAGCTTGAAACTGTTGACCTGCCGTTTATCGGAATATTTCTCTCCGTAGAGCATCTCGTACTCGGCCTCGGTCATTATTGTGATTATGTCGTTCTTTTTTTCGCAGGCCAGGTTGTTGGTAAGCAGGATAAGGTCTAAGACATCGCTGATAGTTACATTGTTCAAAAACAGGGTTATCCGGCCTTTGACGTTCTTGCTGGTAGCGATATTTAAATCGCCCTTCATTGCCAGGAATTTAAGGGTATCGATTATGTCCATTCCCCGCAGGTCCAGGGACACATCCTTGGCTAAGCCCTGCTCCATATCCTGTTGATTGCTGTTATACGCTAGGCCGGTGACCGCAATTACAACAGATAACATCAAGACTGGGAGAATTATTTTTTTATTCATGTTTTGTATCGCTTTTCCGTCATTGCGAGCGAGCGTAGCAATCTCTGTTTCCGGGATTGCTTCGGCTGGCTTCGCCATCCTCGCAATGACCGATAAGAAGTTACATCAACTCAAGAGTTTCGTCTTCAAAACTCAGGATAATCTTGTCTTTTAAGATATCGTCTATCTTGAATTGATTAATCGAACTTCCTTTTTTAAGAAAATAGGTTTTTTCCACTGCCTTGTCCTCGATCATCGCTACCGGCTCCTTACCCCAGGATATCCCTACCAGATTAAGGTCTTTGGCCAACTCAACTAAGGTTACCTTTTTGACCTCGGGTTTGGGCGCCGGTTTTTTTACCACCACCGGGCTGAAGATATTCCTGCGGCGCACCATCTCAAAATAATGTAAAAAGGGCAGCTGCTCAACCAACATTTTTATCTCTGTCTTGTCTGCCTTTTTTACCGCCTGCCGGGCTTTATCGTAAACCGCGGCCAGGTCCGGCCGCCGGAACATAAAATCAGTTATCGAATAGGCGATCAGGCCCAAAGCAATGATCAAAAAAATCCTGTTTGCCGTTTTAATGTCCGACTTTTTTAACCCTGCGGTTAATTTTTTTGCCGCCCGGATGACCCCGCTGTTAAGCGAAAGTAAAAGTCTTTTGGGAAAAACGGTCTTCTTTCGTTTAAGCCCGGCTGTTGAACCGGCCCTTTCCCCTTTTTCAATCAGGTCTAATAATTGTTCTTCAGGAGTAGGTCTCTTTTTTGCCATCCTAATCTAAGGTCAAAATCAATAATCTCTCTGATGATAATACTGTCCACCGCCGGCCGGGAGTTCATTACCAGGGATTTTAAGGCCTTATGGCAGAGCATTGCGATCCGGCGCGGATAGCCCTGGGTATAACTGTGGATCAGGCTAAATGTCTCGTCCCGAAATAATTTTTCACTGCCATTATACCCGGCCTGGTGCAGGCGAAATTCAATCATTTCCCTGGTTTCCTGCTGGCTAAACGGGCCAAGTGTATGTTTTAAGGTTACGCGATCCATCAGGTTTTGAGCCCGGCCAAGCTGGGGCAAAAGCTCCATCTGGCCTAAGACCACAAGCTGGAGGAGTTTAAACCGGTTTGTTTCGTAGTTTAAAAGCATCCTTAATACCTCCAAGGAAGTAGCATTAAGCTTTTGCGCCTCGTCAATAATAAGGACTACTGTTTTTCTTTCACTTACGCCTTTTTGAAATAGAAAATGCTCCAGGGCCTCTTTAAAATCCAGGGTGGTGGGATCGGGATTGCCGATTTCAAGGCCGAATGTCTTGACCAGAGAAAGCAAAAACAGGTATTCGCTATCGTAAGAAGGATCGAGGATCATATAAAAGGCGATATCCTCCCTGGACCCTAAGGTCTGAAACAACTTTCGGGAGAGCGTGGTCTTGCCGGTGCCGATATCGCCGAGGATGATGCTCAGGCCCCGCTTTAACCTGATCTCGATCAATATGTTGGCTAAGGCGGTCCGGCGTTCCTCGGTTTGGTAAAAAAAATCCGGGTCAGGGCTTGTGGAAAACGGCTCCCGCTCTAATCCTAGTACCTTGTAATAACTCATGATAACACCTTAACTGGTCCGTTGTGCGTTGTGCGTTGTGCGTTACGCACAACGCATCTTACAGCATTTTACAGATCAATCTTAACGGATAGCCCTGATCTTTGAGCTGGCTGATCCGCTTCAGGTTTCTGTCAACCTCCTGTTCATTATACAGCCGGCCGTTGCCCTTTCTCTTTCTGACCGTGAGCAGGCCGAGATTCGTGTAGTAATTTAAGGTTTGATATGAAATATTGTGTTTTTTTATAACTTTTTGCGAAGAAATCATTATATCATATATAGCATATACTATAACTCTTGTCAAGTAAAATTTAAAAAAAACTGTCATTGTCCGATTAAATCGGGGAATGACAGATTTAATCTTTTTAAAAATTCTTTTACCTCGCCGGTATCTTTTAAGAAATATCCTGCCTTTGATCTTTTCTTTTCACTGCCGACAAAAACAGAAATTCCTCTCCGGCCCATTGCCTTAAATGCATCTTCATCAGTGCGGTCATCCCCTAAATAGATCATCAGGGTTTTTCTTACAGCAAGTTTATTCATAATCCATTTTAACGCCCAGCCCTTATCTACCCGGGAAAACGGCCAGGCCTCAAGCACCTTCTTACCGTACTTAAGCCGCACCTTTTTATCTTTAACGTATGGCCGGGTAATATCCCGAAATATCTTTTTTAATTGCCTGACTTTCTTAGGCCCTTTGGCCAGGCGGTAATGCAGGGCAACGGTTGCCCGTTTATCCTCGATAATAACCTGCCGGTCTCCGGAAAACCTCCGGGATAAACTGTGATAAATCTGTTTTAACGCCGGCCGGGCCTTTTTAGCATGGGGATGAAGAAACAGTTTCCTTTTCGTTTCTATCTCAAAACCGTGATTTCCCGAGTAGATTATGTTTTTCAGGCCAACCAGTTTTTTTATATCGGAAATCGAGCGGCCGCTTAAAACCCCGAGTTTAACGCGTCTTTTTTTAGAGATAGAGCGGAGCAGGTTTTTTGTGTTCCTGCTTAAGGCGGCTTCCCCGGGGTGTTTGACAATCGGGGTCAGGGTGCCGTCGTAATCAGTAAGCAAAATGACTTTTTTTGTTGAGGCGAATTTTTTGGATAACTCCCGCCAATCAGCAAATAAATATTTCATTAACGAATCTTCTCCAACTCGGAAACAACCCTGCCCGCCCACTTATAAACATTATTTCTCCGGACTATTTCCCTCAATTTTTTCATCCGGCGTATTCGGCCGGCTTCCGGCATTTCGATCGCTTTTTTTATCTTATCGGCAAAATCATCAGGGTCATAAGGATTAATCGAAACCGCGTCCCGCAGTTCCCGGGCCGCGCCGGTAAACTGGCTTAAGATAAGCGTGCCGTTTAAATCATTCTTAGCGGCAATATATTCTTTGGCCACTAAATTCATTCCGTCATGCAGGGGGCTGACAATGCAGAGATTGGACAACCGGTAAAGGGCCAGCTTTTCCTTGAAATCAAAGGTCCTGCGCCGGAAAAACACCGGGCTCCAGGTATCAGTAGAATGCTTCCAGTTGATCTGTTCGATAATATTATCTATTTCATCGTTCAATTCCTTATATGCTTTAAGATGTATTCTGCTTAAAGCACCGATCTGGATAAAAACAATTTTTTCCTTGTACTGGGGGTACTTTTCAAAAAACCTGTCGATTGCCCTTAACCGCTCAGGTATGCCTTTGGTATAATCGATCCGGTCTAAACTAAAAGCAACGGTTTTATATTTGGTTTTGATCAAGGAAAATTCTTTTTCAAAATGGCTAACCTTTAATTTGATTTCTTTTGACTCTGCCCGGCTGGAGATCTCGGAAAAATCGATACTGATCGGAAAGGCCCTGATCAATGTTTCGTGGCCCCGGTAAATCACCGAGGTTCTTTCTATGTCAATCCGGGCCTCCAACTCCAATTCCACGGCATCCAGAAAGTTAATGCAGTGGTGCCGGATGTGAAAGGCCAGGACGTCATTGGCCAAGAGTCCTTCCAAAATCTCTTTTTTCGCCGGGCAGATCCTGAATGCCTCGGCATTTACCCATGGGATGTGCCAGAAGTGGGCCACCATGGTATCCGGGCGGGCTTTTTTAATCATCGCCGGCAGTAAGGCCAGGTGGTAATCCTGGATCCAGACAATCGCTTCTTTTTTACCCA contains the following coding sequences:
- a CDS encoding secretin N-terminal domain-containing protein — translated: MAKPAEAIPETEIATLARNDGKAIQNMNKKIILPVLMLSVVIAVTGLAYNSNQQDMEQGLAKDVSLDLRGMDIIDTLKFLAMKGDLNIATSKNVKGRITLFLNNVTISDVLDLILLTNNLACEKKNDIITIMTEAEYEMLYGEKYSDKRQVNSFKLKYSTATKMGETLANIKSSIGRIIMDDATGTVILVDTPEKIKEMEEIAFDLDKGIIEKQSPTDTRVFELQYATVEDLSTGISEALTPDVGSIRTDERTNKIIVQDLPYKLKEIEQIIAAFDTRTKEVFIEARIVEITLNDDFAMGVNWDSLFSTITDIGIVGSFPIAFPAGAVGSLGRVSIGKWKEGFFTDEGAASEEWHSGRLDPRKANAALTFLRTLGEVKIVSSPHIAVCNNEEAQIMVGTRQPYATSTISQSETSATTSWSAEFVDVGITLTVTPTINKDGFVRMHIKPEVSTLRDWFEITDEAGTAQIRLPEVDTSNAETDVLVEDGKTIIIAGLISERDYENEDKFPVLGDIPVLGNLFKSKSKGSRTRELVIFLTPHIIHHEKKLPAKKLLSSKDDFHHFRLGLSYEQNKDYLPAIEEYEEVLKINPVSAVTHLRLANIYHDYIKDSQKAEYHFKQHAILTALKEKK
- the otsB gene encoding trehalose-phosphatase, giving the protein MKYLFADWRELSKKFASTKKVILLTDYDGTLTPIVKHPGEAALSRNTKNLLRSISKKRRVKLGVLSGRSISDIKKLVGLKNIIYSGNHGFEIETKRKLFLHPHAKKARPALKQIYHSLSRRFSGDRQVIIEDKRATVALHYRLAKGPKKVRQLKKIFRDITRPYVKDKKVRLKYGKKVLEAWPFSRVDKGWALKWIMNKLAVRKTLMIYLGDDRTDEDAFKAMGRRGISVFVGSEKKRSKAGYFLKDTGEVKEFLKRLNLSFPDLIGQ
- a CDS encoding AAA family ATPase — encoded protein: MSYYKVLGLEREPFSTSPDPDFFYQTEERRTALANILIEIRLKRGLSIILGDIGTGKTTLSRKLFQTLGSREDIAFYMILDPSYDSEYLFLLSLVKTFGLEIGNPDPTTLDFKEALEHFLFQKGVSERKTVVLIIDEAQKLNATSLEVLRMLLNYETNRFKLLQLVVLGQMELLPQLGRAQNLMDRVTLKHTLGPFSQQETREMIEFRLHQAGYNGSEKLFRDETFSLIHSYTQGYPRRIAMLCHKALKSLVMNSRPAVDSIIIREIIDFDLRLGWQKRDLLLKNNY
- a CDS encoding trehalose-6-phosphate synthase, translating into MTTIKAKKRLQALVRKKLDQRLLIVVSNREPYVHNLQGGKVKVLQPAGGAVNALEPVVRSCNGLWIAHGSGTADRRTVNNTDKIKLPPGQAKYSLRRVWLSRKEEEGYYYGYSNRSIWPLCHMVYIRPTFVESDWSYYQKVNQKFADAVLEEMGKKEAIVWIQDYHLALLPAMIKKARPDTMVAHFWHIPWVNAEAFRICPAKKEILEGLLANDVLAFHIRHHCINFLDAVELELEARIDIERTSVIYRGHETLIRAFPISIDFSEISSRAESKEIKLKVSHFEKEFSLIKTKYKTVAFSLDRIDYTKGIPERLRAIDRFFEKYPQYKEKIVFIQIGALSRIHLKAYKELNDEIDNIIEQINWKHSTDTWSPVFFRRRTFDFKEKLALYRLSNLCIVSPLHDGMNLVAKEYIAAKNDLNGTLILSQFTGAARELRDAVSINPYDPDDFADKIKKAIEMPEAGRIRRMKKLREIVRRNNVYKWAGRVVSELEKIR
- a CDS encoding MerR family transcriptional regulator yields the protein MTVFFKFYLTRVIVYAIYDIMISSQKVIKKHNISYQTLNYYTNLGLLTVRKRKGNGRLYNEQEVDRNLKRISQLKDQGYPLRLICKML